The sequence below is a genomic window from Candidatus Hydrogenedentota bacterium.
GCGTCTTCATGGCGAACTGTTGAAGAGCCGTCTATTCCCCGATTTTGCCGCGTTGTGGCCGCACCGTTTCGTATCCATCACCAACGGCGTTTCGGCGCGGCGGTGGCTTACCCAATGCAATCCCCGTCTTCATGCCCTGATTTGTGACGCCATCGGCGATGCCTGGACTGTCGACCCTGAGCGGCTTGCCGACCTGGAGCCCTTTGCGGCGGATGCAGGTTTCCAGAAGCAATTCATGTCCGTAAAGCGCGATCGATCGGCCCTCGTAAAGGACATGGTGCATGCGTCAAATACTCAGGTCGTCCCATCGTCGATGTTCGATGTTCAGTTGAAACGAATACATGAATACAAGCGCCACCTGCTTCACGCGTTCTACATCATTCACAAGTACTTGAAGTTCGTTGATGACGGCATACCGCCGCGAGTTCATCGAACTCATATTTTCGCGGGGAAGGCCGCGCCGGGATATTGGGCGGCAAAGCAGATAATCCGCTTTATCAACTGCGTGGCGGGCGTTATCAACAACGACGTGCGATGCAGAGACTTCATGCAAGTGGTCTTTGTGCCTGACTATACCGTGGCGTGGGCGGAACGGATCATCCCCGCCGCGGACCTCAGCGAGCAGCTTTCGTTGGCAGGGACCGAGGCCTGCGGGACTACATCAATCAAGATGATGATGAACGGCGCGCTCACCATTGGAACAAGGGACGGCGTGATCATCGAAATCGCGGATGCCGTCGGCGAAGACACTATCTTCCTGTTTGGCAACACGTATGAAGAACTTGAAGAGCTTCGCCGATCGGGAAACCACAATCCCCGTCAAATGTATGACGAGGATCCCGTAATTCGGCGAGTGCTGGATGTTATCCGCGACGGCCGCTTCAATCACGGCGAGCCCGGCGTGTTCGACTGGATTTACCAATCTCTGGTCATGGGTCGCGATCCATTCTTCAACCTTGCGGATTTTGGGTCCTACCTCGAAGCGCAAAGTCTGGCAGACACAGCGTACGCCAACGCCGGAACATGGGCCGAGAAGTGCGTTCGAAACATCGCGCGATCAGGCCAGTTTTCAATAGATCGAAGCGTTCGCGAATACGCAGAAAAAGTGTGGCGGGTGCCTATATCGGCCAACGATTGACGTCTAGTCGTCTCGCTACTGCCGCGCGCCGCGCCTTGATCGGGACTTGGCCTTTGCCTTCTTGGCCTTGACTTCGGGGCCGTCTCCAACGCGTTCCTGGACCATTTCACGCACGGCGAGAACGCGCGCCTTGATGAGGTTCTCGGGTATTTCCTTCACAAAACGGCTGGTCTGCGTCATTCGCTCGCGACCGTTTCGTATCCGCGATACCGCTTCAAAGATAGTCGCATGCCGTTGCGCCCGCGTTAGCGCGACATAGAACAGGCGCCGTTCCTCTTCCAGCCCACCTTCCTTCAGGCTGCGCTCGTGCGGCGTGAGGCCCTCTTCCGCGCCAACGATAAACACAAATGGAAACTCAAGTCCCTTCGCGCTATGAATGGTCATTAGCGATACGGCGTCTCGACTCTTGTCCTGCGCGCCGCGTTTGTCCCAGGCGCCATCCAACGAGCTTTCATCCAGAAATCCCGCCAGAGAGGGATTGGTAAACCGTGACTCATACTCGGCAATCGCGTCGGCTACGGCCATGACGTTATTCCAGCGTATTTCCGCCTGCTCGGGTGTCTTGCAGACACGTCCCAATTCGCCGCGGTAATCGATGCGATCGACAAGTTCGCGCACGCAGTCGGACAACCGCTGTTTGCCATCACGTAATCTGCGCCGGAAATCGGTGAGTAGATCGAGGAAATCGCGAATGCCATTTGCCGCCTGCTGCGGGGCCTTTCCGCGGATCAGCACCGCTGCGAGACTCTTGCCCAGAGTAAGCGATTCTACTCGGCAGAGTTCGTGCACTTCGTGCAGGGTGGCATCGCCGATGCCGCGGCGAGGCACGTTTACAACGCGCAAAAACGCGGACTCGTCGCGGGGATTCGCGAGTACACGCAAATAGGCCACGATATCTTTTACTTCGGCGCGCTCGAAAAAGGCCTGGCCGCCGAATACGGCATAGGGTATGCCCGCCTGACGGAATGCGATCTCAAATGGACGCGATTGAATATTTGAGCGGTATAGAATCGCGAAATCCTTGAACGCCGCGCCCGTTCGCTGGCGAATGTGCTGAAACCAGGCAACCGCTTCCTTGGCTTCGTGCTCATCGTCGCCCGTAATAAGCCAATCGATTTCGCGACCCGCATCCTGAGTCGTCCATAGCTTCTTCTCGCGCCGGTATTGATTGTTCGCGATAACGGCGTTTGCGGCATTAAGAACCACCTTCGTAGAGCGGTAATTCTGCTCAAGGCGGATTACGCGCGCGTCGGCAAAATGCTTCTCGAATTCCACGATGTTCTCGATACCTGCTCCCCGCCAACTATAGATGGCCTGGTCGTCATCGCCGACGACGCAGAGATTGCGATGCACAGCGACCAGATTCC
It includes:
- a CDS encoding UvrD-helicase domain-containing protein, which codes for MSSLLEGLNPEQREVVTTTDGPVLVLAGAGTGKTRAVTRRIAYLVKRGLAQPEEILAVTFTNKAAGEMRERVAELVGGKRATGILLSTFHSFCVHVLRAEIETMGYRRNFSIASESDARTLLRRVLEDLADSTRVGMSADELLSRISLFKNGAGDNGDNAGEAGEKSDDKYAKWTPEIIDRYQSALRAANTLDFDDLLALTLRLWREHPGILKRYQQRFRYVMVDEFQDTNPVQFALLRNLVAVHRNLCVVGDDDQAIYSWRGAGIENIVEFEKHFADARVIRLEQNYRSTKVVLNAANAVIANNQYRREKKLWTTQDAGREIDWLITGDDEHEAKEAVAWFQHIRQRTGAAFKDFAILYRSNIQSRPFEIAFRQAGIPYAVFGGQAFFERAEVKDIVAYLRVLANPRDESAFLRVVNVPRRGIGDATLHEVHELCRVESLTLGKSLAAVLIRGKAPQQAANGIRDFLDLLTDFRRRLRDGKQRLSDCVRELVDRIDYRGELGRVCKTPEQAEIRWNNVMAVADAIAEYESRFTNPSLAGFLDESSLDGAWDKRGAQDKSRDAVSLMTIHSAKGLEFPFVFIVGAEEGLTPHERSLKEGGLEEERRLFYVALTRAQRHATIFEAVSRIRNGRERMTQTSRFVKEIPENLIKARVLAVREMVQERVGDGPEVKAKKAKAKSRSRRGARQ